From the genome of Vibrio orientalis CIP 102891 = ATCC 33934:
TGAGGGAAGGTACTCGGGTGACGGGTTTCGTCGAAAGGTAATTATTCGCTCAAGTCGAGATTATCGCAGCGCGAAATCTGAAACTCTTGAGCGGTCCTTCATGCCATAAAAGCGTGGGTTGATTGAACACCACAAAGACATAAATTCCTCCTTAAGTTAGTTGTAAAGTGCGGACACTTTGATTGATGTGTGACGTAGATTCTAACTTGTCATCGAGCAATGTGTAGGCTGGTGGTTAAAAAGTGTCTTATTGATCTCGTTGCTGAGACAGAGAACACACGACAAAAAGAAAAGGCATCGCCGAAACGATGCCTTAGTAAGCGTTGAATTAAGGAGTAAGGATAAGTTACCCTTCCCCATCATTGAGCAAAGCATCAAAGCGTGGATTGCCGTGCATACCTTCTAAGTCAGGTTCGGTATCAATCAAGTCTCTGATTGATGGGCTAGCATCAATCGCACGAGTAAGGTCTTCAATCGCTTGTTCTTCAATGCCAAGGCGAGAGTAGGCGCAAGCACGTTGGTAGAGTGCTGGACCATTGGTGTTATCAAGTTCTAACACGCGATTACATAAGCTTAAAGCCCAGTTGTACTCTTTGATTTCCATCGCTGCATCGGCTTTGTATGTTAAGGCTTCAAGGTCACCCGGACGCAAGGTTAAGATTTCATCGTACACATCGATACGCTGCTCAGCAGTTGGCATACTTTGCGCACGAAGCCATAGGTTATGGATCTCGTTAATCTTCTCAATTTCTTTGTTGTTTTCACTGATGATGCGTGTTTTACGTTTTAAGTCTCGCTCCAAGGCGCCGAATTTTTCCTGATATTCATCTGCAATCGCTTCAAGGCGCTTGTCCGCCATCTCTTTGGTATTAGCTTTAAACTCACGCAGAGACTGCCAGCCTACAAAAGCGATCATTGAAGCGACACCAGCAATTATGTAGAAGAAGTAAGTCACGGTCACATTGGCGTAGTTCAATGACTTGTCCGCAACACTCAATTCGCGGTCAGTGATTTGGATCGTCAATTTACGTTCTAAATCTTGTTGTTCCTGACGTAACGATTTTAACTCATCAAGGATGTATCGCTCCATTAGCGGGCGATCGAGTAAGTCAGAGTCTGAGTATTTGGTCTGTTCTGCATAGACAGGTTGTAGGCAAGTGAAATAGCCGATCAATAAGGCAAGAACTACAGGCATGAGCACATCCATTTAACGCGTTGTTTTCTTAGAATTTAACCTTAGCCGTAAAATCGAAATCAACCAATGGTTATTTTACTAAGAATGGTGTTTTTTTGGTTAGGGGATGGATGAAAGGCAACGCATAATACGATGCCTTTTTTGGTGCGAGTTTTCCGTACTATTCTCAGAACTTGGCCATAAATGATTTAGTCAGCGGTAGGCGGAAATCCTTACCCATCATTTCGTAGACATTGAACTTCACGGTGTTCCAGTTTTCTTCAAAGTTGTATTCGAACACGCTGTCACCGGTATCTAAGCTTTGTGTCATGGTCCATTCCGTTGCGTAACCAGACATGCCATTGCCAAAGTCTTTGTACGGAGCATCCGCTGGTACTCGGTAAGGTACAGTGGAAAGCTTCATCATACCGTTAGTTGTGCTGGTTGGCTCCGTTAGCTTACTCATAAAGTAGCTTGCGTGAATGAAGCGACTGTGTGAGTTTCCGTTACCAATTGAACCGTAGTCTGTATCGCGACTCGCATTCTCCCAAGTCGGTTGAACCTTCTTACGCATTTCTATGTGCTCTTTCATTGATGGGTCGTTGGTCATCACCATCGCCTCTTCGCCGCGATAGGTATTTAAGCCTTCTTTATCCATCTCAATGACAAGGCGATCACCACTTTTATCGGTTATAGACCAGTGCAGTTTGATTTCCACTGGCATGCCATCCATGTGAACAGATGCGTAATCCAGTTTTGGTAAGGCTTTAACGACTTCATCGACGTTTGCGTAGTTGGCTAGAAGGTATTCAGCAATAGTAAATTGCGTTACTTCTGAGCCGCTTTGCGCTTCTTCCATGATCATATCCGGGTAGAACAATGCATTGACCTGCATGCCTTCGCTGTTAACACCATCGGCAACTAACTCACCATAAGCGAGTACAGCAACCATGTCGTATTTCACTGTGTAGGTATTCCCTAGACCATTGCCTTGTAGTGATCGATTTTCGCCTTGGTTGATTGTGGCCAGTACTGGCGAGGTCGACTCCATCCAATCCATCGTTCTAGAAGTGAAAGTGCCCAAGTCGGTATTCCATGCGACTGAGGTACAGGCGTGTGCTACGCCTGCGGTAAGAGTGCCAGCAAGTAGAGCTAGGGTGATTGCTTTCAATTTCATAGTAACTCCGATTCATGTTTAAGAACGATTTGAAGTGTATGGTGGAAAGCAAAAGTATCTAAATCACATTGTGAGCATTTAGTCCTCGCTTTGGGTGGTGTGGGCGTGACTATGCTCTTTAAACAGTCGAATCATTTCTCGGGTAACGGGTCCAGCTAACCGGTTGTGTTGCCAAAGGTTGATAGGAAACTGAAGCACGGCATGGAGTTCATCTATCTCAATGGTTTGTAATTGTTGGTTTGCCAAAAGATCCTCTACGCAATGGGTTGGGACGATCGCCCAGCCATCGCCTGCGACTAAGAGATTTTTGAGCACATTCACACTTTCAATTTGTTGGGCGAGATTGGAGATCGTTAGCGTTTGGGCGATGCCGGTATGATGAAAATCTGCCATTAGAAGCTGCCTCGCACGTTTAAGTGAAGTGAGGTCAACGATCTGATGTTGCTTGATAAATTCGCTGGTGGCACAGGTAACAAAGGGAAGGTTAAGTAGATAAGTATAGTTGAACGCAGTGGTGGCATTCCCCGTTGGAACTAGCATGACGGCAAGGTCTGCGGCGTCTTGTTCAAATAGGTTTTTGGTTTCGTGATTGTTTTTGTGAAGCCAGTTCACTTTAACTAACGGGAATTTTTTACGAATCCCAATCATCACATCCTGAATCAGCTTTCCTGGTACCAACTCGCTATGGCAGACCGTGATTTGGCTCTCGTTACCTTGTTCGGTGCTCTGGCAAAGACGCTCAAAAGACTTCGTCGTTTCAGCGAGGTTCTTTGCATGTTGATACAGGGCTAAACCTTCTTCGGTTAATTGTGGGTAGCGAGTGGAACGATCAAATAAGGTAATGTTGATTTCGATTTCAAGATTAGAAATGACCTGCCCAAGCGTAGTGCGGTGTTTATTCAGTTGTTTTGCTGCCGCACTAAAAGAGCCACATTCGGCAACAGCGACGAAAGAATTTATCTGCTCATAACTGATGTTCATGATGACTTGATCCTACAAAAAACTTTATTCAAACCTAATGCAAGTCTTGAGTAGAGTCTAGGTCGAGAAGCGTAAGTTGTGAGGAGTTTACTTATCACTTTATACATCCACTTGTTCATTAATGGGGGCTTTTTCTAGCGCTTGTAATGTCAGCTCCTCCTCACCGCTCACCCCTGTCTCAAGCATTTAAGGGGGAGGTAATGTGCTTCATGGTCGGTAAAGTAACCAGTATTGAAGTTACTCAGCAGGGAGCATGTTATGAATCAACGTCAATTACAGCAGCAAGAGTTTGAGCAAAGTGAACAAAACTTAATTGTCGGCATCGAGTTACAATGCCCTTTGTCGCCAGAACAATTAGCGATGACAACAGCGGACTCTGAATATGTGATTGAAACCTTCGAAAGCGGCTTAACCGCCCAGGTATTTCATATTCGTATCGATGGACGAGATTACACATTAAAGAAAAAGCGGCCACAGGCCAAAGTACAAAACCTTGATGGTCAGTACTCGTTTCTCAATGAGGTTCAGCGCCGCTTCGACTTTCAAACGCAAAAAAACAACCCAAACTCAGCGACCGCTTTTCAGCACATTGTTGAAACCATTTATGCTGATTATCGTCTAGGAATCATTGTTTCTGAGTGGATTGAAGGTACGCCAATTGAAGATCTTACAGATGACTTACTGACGCAGCTCTTCTCTACATTACTTGCTTGTGAGTGTATGGGATTATTTGAATGGGATCTGTGTGCCGGCAATCTGCTCGTCGATGGCGAAGGCCAACTCAAGCTGTTCGACTTTGGTTATATGTATCGATTTGATCCGCTAACCGAGTTCAACAGCAATGGCTTAAATGATCCCCTGTTTGATACCTGCGAGCGATTTGAAACTCGTTTTCTTTCTGGCTGGTTATTGGAGGCGGGTTACTCGCAGAGGGAGTCTTTGCAGATCTTCAAGACCGTTAAACAGCGTGCCCTCAAAATGCTGGAACGCAAACGTGAATGGCTAACCGCGAATCAAGCTAAATCAGAAGTGATCTCGCGAGTACAAGCATCAATAGAAAAGGTGCAAGCCGCACTAGGCTCAGATGCCAAGTTAGAACATTTATTTACCCTTGAGATGTTCCGCTCTCACGTATTGGATATTGAAGATGACCTTGAGGGTAAGAGCTGTACGTCGACGACCATCAAACGTGTGCAGTTCGTTTTGGCAATGTTAGAGCGACACTATGATTTGCTGCGAGAAGGAGGCGCGTTGTTCTATCAAAATCAAGGCAAGAGCCAAACGGAGTTAGTTGATAGCTACCAAGAGAAATGTCAGTTGGTTGAGCGATACCAGTTGTAAATCCGAAGATAGCAACAAGCACACCATACAGTGTGCTTGTGTGATTGGTTATAAGCGAGCAATGTTATTTTGCTTGTTGCATTTCTACTAATCCACCTGCGTTATGCAGATTAGTAAATCCCTGAGCGGTTAAATACTGAAAAGCTTTGCCAGAGCGATTACCGCTGCGGCAGTAGAGAACGATCTGTGCGTTTTTATCTATGTTGGCAAAATGCTTATCTAACTCAGAAAGAGGGTAGTTTTTCGCGTTATCTAAATGGCCATCGGCGAATTCTTGTGGCGTTCGCACATCGACAATCAGTGCGCCTTGCTCAATCCACTCCCAACCTATATCTGCTCGCTCTGTTGCGAAAACGGGCGAAGCAACAAGCGTTGCTGAAGTGAGAAATATTGCCAGCCATTTTTTCATGATCAGTTTCCTTATTCGTTGTCGCATAAGCATAACGCGTTAGTACACAGTTACTGAGATAGGCTTCACATTGCCTTGTCGTAGTTTAGATACTCGATACATAAATCATGAAAGGCTTGAGCCTGCGGTGAGATGGTTCGATCGCTCAAGGTGAAAATACCTATCTGCCTTTCTAATGGTGGATCGATCAATGGTATCCAAACCAAGCGGGTTTCATTGGTAGGAAAGGCAAGTTTAGGTAGAGTTGTTACGCCGATCCCCAGCTCCAACACAGAGAAGAGTGACGTAATATTTTCTACCGAATATAGAGCTTGTTCACTGAGTGCTCGGGCGGGAGTGGGGTCTAGCAGTGTACAAGTGCCATTGCGAATAAAAGGCTGTTCAAGCAATGTTTGCCACTCTATTCCTTCTGGATGCTCGGCAATTGGGTTGTCTTTGAGGCAAACCACGCCAATAGGATCTGAGAGAAGCGAGGTGAAATTTATTCCGCCCTCATCAAGATGCGATGGGTTACCCAACGCCAAGTCGACTTCACCAGATAGTAGTCGTTCCTCAACGCCAGCGGCATTATCATCAATCAGACTCACTTCTACATCTGGGTATTGTTCGCTAAATGCACCAAGTACACTAGGGATAAGCTTGGCAGCCACCGAGGGTACACTCGCGATTCTTACACGTCCCTGTTGCCCGGCAGCGGCAGCTCTTAAATCGTTGTCGAGTGCATGATAGATATTGAGGAACTGGATGATCTTCGGCAGGCATATCTCACCAAATGGGGTCAGCTTTGCTTTGTTACCTGTCTCAAACAGCGGTTGTCCGAGTATTTTTTCCAGCTCTTTGATTGATGTCGATAATGCAGCTTGAGAGCGATTCGCTCTGTGTGAAGCTGCTCGAAAACCGCCTTCTTCTACCACCATCACAAAATGCATTAATTGTTGAAGCTTGATACTCATCTGACCACCTTATCAATCCCTTTGTTTGTCTGATGTTATTTTCCTTGATAAATAAAACTTATCAAATGTAAAAAATTTACCGTTAGATTTATCAAGTGTCAATGTGCATGATTTAACCATCTCGAAACAAAGTCGTTACAAAGGTTGAAAGGCACGTGAATACTCAAACGAAAAAACACCCAGTAAAAACCGCTTTATTTGCTTCCAAAGCACCTCTGGAATGGGCCGTTGTTGGCAATGGCACTTTGTACACCGCGCAAATCCCAATCGATGAGACGGGTGCCGTGGTAGAAGGCGGTATTGAAGCGCAGACACGACAAACCTTTAACAACCTAGTACACACCTTAGAGTGCGCGGGTGAGTCTCTTGATTCAGTACTGCAAGTGCTGATTTATGTCACCGATCGTGAATATCTGAAAACAGTAAACGAAGTGTATGCCGAGTATTTTGAAGCGCCATATCCAAACCGCGCAGCTATGGTTGTCGCGGGTCTAGCGCGTGAGGAGATGTTGGTCGAGTTTGTGGTTTACGCCTCAGCAAGCCAACCAGAGTAATAACAACTAACGATAAGAATCGCAGCTGATTGATGGTGTCAGTCAGAACAGAACAAGGAAAGAGCAATGACTTTTATAAATAACGTTCAAGCAGAAAAGGCCCTTTATATCGGTGGTGAGTGGCAAGCGGGTGTCGATACCATCGCTAACATCAACCCATCGGATATCAGCGAAAATCTGGGTAATTTTGCCCAGGCAAGCCAGTCTCAGGTAGAGCAAGCGATTCAAGCGGCTAAGCAAGCGCAGCCAGAGTGGGAAAAGACCCCAATCGAGCGCAAGCAAGCGGTACTGCAAGCAATTGGTGATGAGCTGATTGCCCGTTGTGATGAGCTTGGTACGCTGCTGTCGCGTGAAGAAGGTAAGCCTTTTGCTGAAGGTCGCGGTGAGATTTACCGTGCAGGTCAGTTCTTTCAATATTTTGCAGCAGAGGTGCTACGTCAAATTGGTGATAACGCAGCGTCTGTCCGTCCAGGAGTCTCCGTTGAAGTGACTCGCGAAGCTGTTGGCGTTATCGCCATTATTTCTCCTTGGAACTTCCCGACAGCCACCGCTGCGTGGAAGATCGCTCCAGCATTGGCATTTGGCAACAGTGTTGTCTGGAAGCCAGCCAATCTAACGCCAGCCAGTGCGGTAGCGCTAACAGAGATCATTCATCGTCAAGGTCTGCCAGCAGGTACGTTCAACCTAGTACTGGGTAGTGGCTCTCAGGTCGGTAACACCCTAATCAATTCAAAACAGGTTAATGGTGTCAGCTTCACTGGTTCGGTTGATACAGGTCGTAAAGTGGC
Proteins encoded in this window:
- a CDS encoding AarF/UbiB family protein codes for the protein MNQRQLQQQEFEQSEQNLIVGIELQCPLSPEQLAMTTADSEYVIETFESGLTAQVFHIRIDGRDYTLKKKRPQAKVQNLDGQYSFLNEVQRRFDFQTQKNNPNSATAFQHIVETIYADYRLGIIVSEWIEGTPIEDLTDDLLTQLFSTLLACECMGLFEWDLCAGNLLVDGEGQLKLFDFGYMYRFDPLTEFNSNGLNDPLFDTCERFETRFLSGWLLEAGYSQRESLQIFKTVKQRALKMLERKREWLTANQAKSEVISRVQASIEKVQAALGSDAKLEHLFTLEMFRSHVLDIEDDLEGKSCTSTTIKRVQFVLAMLERHYDLLREGGALFYQNQGKSQTELVDSYQEKCQLVERYQL
- a CDS encoding tetratricopeptide repeat protein yields the protein MPVVLALLIGYFTCLQPVYAEQTKYSDSDLLDRPLMERYILDELKSLRQEQQDLERKLTIQITDRELSVADKSLNYANVTVTYFFYIIAGVASMIAFVGWQSLREFKANTKEMADKRLEAIADEYQEKFGALERDLKRKTRIISENNKEIEKINEIHNLWLRAQSMPTAEQRIDVYDEILTLRPGDLEALTYKADAAMEIKEYNWALSLCNRVLELDNTNGPALYQRACAYSRLGIEEQAIEDLTRAIDASPSIRDLIDTEPDLEGMHGNPRFDALLNDGEG
- a CDS encoding linear amide C-N hydrolase — protein: MKLKAITLALLAGTLTAGVAHACTSVAWNTDLGTFTSRTMDWMESTSPVLATINQGENRSLQGNGLGNTYTVKYDMVAVLAYGELVADGVNSEGMQVNALFYPDMIMEEAQSGSEVTQFTIAEYLLANYANVDEVVKALPKLDYASVHMDGMPVEIKLHWSITDKSGDRLVIEMDKEGLNTYRGEEAMVMTNDPSMKEHIEMRKKVQPTWENASRDTDYGSIGNGNSHSRFIHASYFMSKLTEPTSTTNGMMKLSTVPYRVPADAPYKDFGNGMSGYATEWTMTQSLDTGDSVFEYNFEENWNTVKFNVYEMMGKDFRLPLTKSFMAKF
- a CDS encoding rhodanese-like domain-containing protein, whose protein sequence is MKKWLAIFLTSATLVASPVFATERADIGWEWIEQGALIVDVRTPQEFADGHLDNAKNYPLSELDKHFANIDKNAQIVLYCRSGNRSGKAFQYLTAQGFTNLHNAGGLVEMQQAK
- a CDS encoding LysR family transcriptional regulator, translating into MSIKLQQLMHFVMVVEEGGFRAASHRANRSQAALSTSIKELEKILGQPLFETGNKAKLTPFGEICLPKIIQFLNIYHALDNDLRAAAAGQQGRVRIASVPSVAAKLIPSVLGAFSEQYPDVEVSLIDDNAAGVEERLLSGEVDLALGNPSHLDEGGINFTSLLSDPIGVVCLKDNPIAEHPEGIEWQTLLEQPFIRNGTCTLLDPTPARALSEQALYSVENITSLFSVLELGIGVTTLPKLAFPTNETRLVWIPLIDPPLERQIGIFTLSDRTISPQAQAFHDLCIEYLNYDKAM
- a CDS encoding LysR family transcriptional regulator, whose translation is MNISYEQINSFVAVAECGSFSAAAKQLNKHRTTLGQVISNLEIEINITLFDRSTRYPQLTEEGLALYQHAKNLAETTKSFERLCQSTEQGNESQITVCHSELVPGKLIQDVMIGIRKKFPLVKVNWLHKNNHETKNLFEQDAADLAVMLVPTGNATTAFNYTYLLNLPFVTCATSEFIKQHQIVDLTSLKRARQLLMADFHHTGIAQTLTISNLAQQIESVNVLKNLLVAGDGWAIVPTHCVEDLLANQQLQTIEIDELHAVLQFPINLWQHNRLAGPVTREMIRLFKEHSHAHTTQSED
- a CDS encoding aldehyde dehydrogenase family protein yields the protein MTFINNVQAEKALYIGGEWQAGVDTIANINPSDISENLGNFAQASQSQVEQAIQAAKQAQPEWEKTPIERKQAVLQAIGDELIARCDELGTLLSREEGKPFAEGRGEIYRAGQFFQYFAAEVLRQIGDNAASVRPGVSVEVTREAVGVIAIISPWNFPTATAAWKIAPALAFGNSVVWKPANLTPASAVALTEIIHRQGLPAGTFNLVLGSGSQVGNTLINSKQVNGVSFTGSVDTGRKVAAATAPNFVRCQLEMGSKNALVVADDADIQIAVEATIAGSFSGAGQKCTASSRLVVMDGIHDAYVEALIKRMSELKVGHALEEGIFMGPVVDGNQLDANFEWIEKA
- a CDS encoding RidA family protein, producing MNTQTKKHPVKTALFASKAPLEWAVVGNGTLYTAQIPIDETGAVVEGGIEAQTRQTFNNLVHTLECAGESLDSVLQVLIYVTDREYLKTVNEVYAEYFEAPYPNRAAMVVAGLAREEMLVEFVVYASASQPE